A window of the Rhizobium sp. N324 genome harbors these coding sequences:
- a CDS encoding hydantoinase/oxoprolinase family protein encodes MPSQKQPKWEPWMLVAPYRVGVDIGGTFTDLVMVDAKGAVRAFKAPSVPADPTDGVLSAVRLAAESLGTGIETFLADTELFVHGSTIATNTLLEKKGAKVGLLVTNGFRDSVEIRRSIRENVWDHRHPFPEVLVPRYLRLPVVGRMEHDGTVRTPFDPASVAAAARIFAEEGVEAVAICFLHSYANPSHERAAKAELKKLLPDVWVTASSEIAPTIGEYERTSTTVVNAYVACKVVPYLESLATRLAAFGLPRKLLMIQSNGGAISIDEIGHTPASLVLSGPAAGVGSLKFFGQDTGSDHLISIEVGGTSCDVTLMQHGAVTMTDQIVVDGYHLNIPAVDIHTVGAGGGTIASVDGAGLLKAGPEGAGSTPGPACYGRGGRRPTVTDAQLVLGRLKPGPYAGGAITLNLEKAVEAIDDHVAKPLGLSVADAAAGIIQLVEQNILHAVEQASLEKGFNPRTFTLVAAGGAGPLHGPSTARLLGSSSLYVPRLAGVFCAFGMCNSDLRHDYVRSWLHGLDNAADSGSAELEAAFTEMQTEASEVLQREGFTGSRAALERAYDLRYFGQQWTIPVECASTDATVIRKAFEQIYQRLFGYVQPAGDIEIVNLRLAAIGKLDPLQVAAAASDVSNPQPHSRRSVWIDRRSGFVDTPVYDGTKLVPRQTLVGPAVIEEATTTLFIGDGDRLTMTDASNYHVKIAPGGIA; translated from the coding sequence ATGCCGTCGCAGAAACAACCAAAATGGGAACCGTGGATGTTAGTTGCACCTTACCGCGTTGGAGTTGATATCGGTGGCACGTTCACCGATCTTGTCATGGTCGATGCCAAGGGCGCCGTGCGAGCGTTCAAGGCTCCATCCGTGCCGGCCGACCCGACTGACGGCGTGTTGTCTGCCGTGCGGCTGGCGGCAGAGTCGCTGGGAACCGGCATAGAAACGTTCCTGGCCGATACCGAACTTTTCGTGCACGGCTCGACCATTGCCACAAATACCCTTCTCGAAAAGAAGGGCGCGAAAGTCGGACTGCTCGTAACCAATGGCTTCCGAGATTCGGTCGAAATCCGGCGCTCGATCCGGGAGAACGTATGGGATCATCGTCATCCCTTTCCGGAGGTCCTCGTGCCGAGGTACCTGCGTCTGCCGGTCGTCGGACGAATGGAGCATGACGGAACCGTGCGGACCCCGTTCGATCCCGCTTCGGTTGCCGCGGCCGCGCGGATCTTTGCCGAGGAGGGGGTCGAGGCAGTGGCGATCTGTTTTCTGCACTCCTATGCCAATCCGTCCCACGAACGGGCAGCCAAGGCCGAGCTTAAGAAGCTGCTTCCGGATGTCTGGGTCACCGCTTCTTCAGAAATCGCGCCGACCATCGGCGAGTATGAACGAACGTCGACCACCGTCGTCAACGCCTATGTCGCCTGCAAAGTGGTGCCCTATCTCGAGAGCCTGGCGACCAGGCTCGCAGCGTTCGGCCTGCCGCGCAAGCTTTTGATGATCCAGTCGAACGGAGGTGCAATCTCGATAGACGAGATTGGCCACACCCCGGCGAGCCTGGTGCTTTCCGGACCCGCCGCCGGTGTCGGATCGCTGAAATTTTTCGGGCAGGACACCGGCTCCGATCATCTGATCTCCATCGAGGTCGGGGGTACGAGTTGCGACGTCACCTTGATGCAACACGGCGCGGTCACGATGACGGACCAGATCGTGGTTGACGGTTATCATCTCAACATCCCTGCGGTTGACATCCACACAGTGGGCGCTGGCGGCGGTACGATCGCGTCTGTCGATGGCGCCGGCCTTCTCAAAGCCGGCCCCGAAGGCGCGGGCTCGACACCAGGGCCTGCATGTTATGGCCGTGGCGGCCGACGGCCAACCGTCACCGATGCCCAACTCGTTCTTGGTCGACTGAAACCTGGCCCCTATGCGGGCGGCGCGATTACGCTCAATTTGGAAAAAGCCGTCGAAGCGATTGATGATCATGTCGCCAAACCTCTCGGCCTCTCGGTCGCGGACGCGGCAGCCGGAATCATCCAGCTCGTTGAGCAGAACATCCTCCATGCTGTGGAACAGGCGTCCCTCGAGAAGGGCTTCAACCCGAGAACGTTCACGCTTGTCGCCGCCGGAGGCGCCGGGCCGCTGCATGGCCCATCGACGGCTCGACTGCTCGGCAGCTCCAGCCTTTACGTCCCCCGTCTTGCCGGCGTCTTCTGTGCATTCGGAATGTGTAATTCCGACCTCCGTCATGACTATGTGCGAAGTTGGCTCCATGGCCTCGACAATGCTGCGGACTCTGGTTCCGCGGAGTTGGAGGCGGCTTTTACAGAAATGCAAACCGAGGCGAGCGAAGTTCTGCAACGAGAAGGATTTACAGGGAGCAGGGCGGCCCTGGAGCGAGCCTATGACTTGCGGTATTTTGGACAGCAGTGGACCATTCCGGTCGAATGCGCCTCGACCGATGCCACTGTCATCAGAAAGGCGTTCGAGCAGATTTACCAGCGCCTCTTCGGCTACGTACAACCCGCCGGCGATATCGAGATCGTTAACCTTCGATTGGCGGCTATAGGCAAATTGGATCCCCTCCAGGTCGCCGCGGCGGCGAGTGACGTTTCCAATCCGCAGCCCCACTCCCGTCGATCGGTGTGGATCGACCGGCGCTCCGGATTCGTCGATACGCCGGTCTATGACGGCACGAAACTCGTCCCGCGCCAGACACTCGTTGGGCCGGCAGTCATCGAGGAAGCCACGACGACGCTGTTCATAGGTGACGGGGATCGCCTGACAATGACCGATGCCAGCAACTATCACGTGAAGATAGCGCCGGGCGGGATAGCATGA
- a CDS encoding hydantoinase B/oxoprolinase family protein, which produces MSTSSSFDFDPVLIAILQRQLDHISLQMGTIMTRTARSPIFSQSHDFSCFLSNASGETIAQADGLPIHSGSGGFAVRAVLRDFAGRIDPEDVFLLSDPYAAGGNHLPDWTLIRPVFVSGELIGFCSNRAHQSDIGGGAAGTYNAKATEIFHEGIRLPVLKLIEKGTLRDDLWRLLLLNSRCPDLLEGDLGAMIGSTRIGAQRLADVVEQLGVEKGNAYLTALLDYGERRMRQAISELPNGVWEASDVSDTDCFDLVDIETRVKLTVEGDTISFDFTGTSPQIKGFKNSGIANTHSAVYCALSAFLDPAIPHNEGVYRCVRIIAPEGTVVNALPPAPMTMNTVYPAIDIMNACWRALAQADPERACAGWGKSVFGISSGSKPAGGVFVLYHWHGSSGGGAVKGRDGFPTTSHQMTLGGMFIPNVETYEQSYPIRVHRYEMRRDTGGAGQYRGGTGVDYVVDVLVGGEHLLRGEGARKQTGAGVNGGHWGAKGSIQAYDLETREALPCPPYGVEQVKPFHLVIEASAGGGWGHPHERQAEAVLRDVRDGVVSPESALNIYGIEVSADGKSILSSKARSAGRTAAQR; this is translated from the coding sequence ATGAGCACTTCCTCGTCTTTCGACTTCGATCCGGTTCTGATCGCAATCCTGCAGCGGCAGCTGGACCATATCAGCCTGCAGATGGGAACGATCATGACGCGCACAGCGCGCAGTCCGATCTTCAGTCAGAGCCACGATTTCTCATGCTTTTTGAGCAATGCCAGCGGCGAGACCATCGCTCAGGCGGATGGGCTGCCGATTCATTCCGGCAGCGGCGGGTTTGCAGTCAGGGCGGTTCTGCGGGATTTTGCCGGGCGCATCGACCCCGAAGACGTCTTCCTGTTGAGCGATCCTTATGCCGCGGGCGGTAACCATCTGCCCGACTGGACGCTCATCCGGCCAGTTTTCGTCTCGGGCGAACTGATCGGATTTTGTAGCAACCGCGCGCATCAATCCGATATTGGCGGCGGCGCGGCTGGAACATACAATGCGAAGGCTACCGAGATTTTCCACGAGGGAATTCGCCTACCCGTTCTTAAACTGATCGAGAAGGGTACGCTCCGTGACGATCTGTGGCGGTTGCTGCTTTTGAATTCGCGTTGCCCGGATCTGCTGGAGGGCGACCTCGGTGCGATGATCGGTTCCACGCGTATCGGCGCTCAACGTCTGGCCGATGTCGTCGAACAGCTTGGAGTGGAGAAGGGCAATGCCTATCTCACGGCACTTCTGGATTACGGCGAACGACGCATGCGTCAGGCGATTTCGGAGCTTCCGAACGGAGTCTGGGAGGCTTCGGATGTAAGTGATACCGACTGTTTCGATCTGGTTGATATTGAAACGCGTGTAAAGCTGACGGTCGAGGGAGACACGATTAGCTTCGATTTCACCGGGACCTCTCCTCAAATAAAAGGCTTTAAAAACAGCGGTATAGCGAATACGCACTCGGCTGTTTACTGTGCGCTGTCGGCTTTCCTCGACCCGGCAATTCCTCATAACGAGGGCGTCTACCGCTGCGTCAGGATCATTGCGCCGGAGGGTACTGTGGTCAACGCTTTGCCACCGGCGCCGATGACGATGAACACCGTCTATCCGGCGATCGACATCATGAACGCGTGCTGGCGGGCTCTGGCGCAGGCCGACCCGGAACGAGCTTGCGCGGGCTGGGGCAAGTCGGTGTTCGGGATATCGTCCGGCTCCAAGCCCGCCGGCGGCGTCTTTGTCCTCTATCATTGGCATGGTAGCTCAGGGGGCGGCGCAGTCAAAGGAAGGGACGGCTTTCCGACGACGAGCCATCAGATGACGCTTGGCGGCATGTTCATTCCGAATGTCGAAACTTACGAGCAATCCTACCCGATCCGCGTGCATCGGTATGAGATGCGCCGGGACACCGGCGGCGCCGGACAGTATCGCGGCGGTACCGGTGTGGACTATGTCGTCGACGTCCTTGTTGGCGGCGAGCACCTGCTGCGCGGGGAGGGCGCCCGCAAACAGACCGGGGCCGGCGTCAATGGGGGGCATTGGGGTGCGAAAGGGTCGATCCAGGCCTATGATCTCGAGACCCGCGAAGCCCTGCCTTGTCCGCCATATGGGGTGGAGCAGGTCAAACCCTTCCATCTTGTCATCGAAGCCTCCGCAGGCGGGGGCTGGGGGCATCCGCATGAGCGACAGGCAGAAGCGGTGCTTCGCGATGTGCGCGACGGGGTGGTTTCGCCTGAATCAGCGTTGAACATCTACGGTATCGAAGTCTCTGCAGACGGCAAGTCGATCCTTTCATCCAAAGCGAGGAGCGCCGGGCGCACTGCCGCCCAGCGTTGA
- a CDS encoding fumarylacetoacetate hydrolase family protein — MKLVSYHAGVTTRAGVVLDAKVYDVEMLLSGFAVRPSRSSSLREVLSEHGGGLAALAGRLTAAAKDNMKAEIGPLESVRLAPPITDPAKVLCIGLNYNDHVAETGRALPSHPDVFAKFASTLIGPNEDIRCSHVTQNLDFEGELAVVIGRECRAVAPDQALGYIAGVTVLNDITARDLQYRGTQWLAGKAVDGSTPCGPAIVTLDEIGDVQDLDIKTRVNGVEVQSSNTRYMIFPIRELISYISFFLTLSPGDIITTGTPQGIGAKRQPPLWLKPGDVVEVELQRVGVLRNRVQ, encoded by the coding sequence ATGAAACTTGTATCCTACCATGCCGGCGTCACGACCAGGGCAGGCGTCGTGCTCGATGCGAAAGTGTACGATGTAGAAATGTTGCTTAGCGGCTTTGCCGTCAGGCCCTCCCGAAGCTCTTCGCTCCGAGAGGTTCTAAGCGAGCACGGTGGCGGGCTGGCAGCATTGGCCGGGCGCCTGACGGCGGCGGCCAAAGACAATATGAAGGCAGAGATTGGACCACTGGAATCCGTGCGTCTAGCACCACCGATCACAGACCCGGCAAAGGTGTTGTGCATCGGCCTCAACTATAATGACCACGTCGCAGAAACAGGTCGCGCATTACCGTCTCATCCCGACGTTTTTGCAAAGTTTGCCAGCACGCTGATCGGTCCGAACGAAGACATCCGGTGCTCTCACGTTACGCAAAATCTCGATTTCGAAGGCGAACTGGCAGTCGTGATCGGTCGTGAATGCCGCGCGGTCGCGCCGGATCAGGCGCTTGGCTACATCGCCGGGGTAACGGTACTCAACGACATTACCGCCAGGGACTTGCAGTATCGGGGAACGCAGTGGCTCGCCGGCAAGGCTGTCGATGGATCTACGCCCTGCGGACCGGCAATCGTCACCCTCGACGAGATTGGCGACGTTCAGGATTTGGACATAAAGACAAGGGTCAATGGTGTCGAGGTCCAGTCCTCGAATACACGCTATATGATTTTTCCCATTCGCGAATTGATTTCTTACATCTCGTTTTTTCTGACCCTGTCGCCCGGCGACATCATCACGACCGGCACGCCGCAAGGCATTGGCGCCAAACGTCAGCCGCCTCTGTGGCTGAAGCCCGGCGATGTCGTGGAGGTTGAGCTTCAACGAGTTGGGGTACTGCGCAACCGCGTCCAATAA
- a CDS encoding amidohydrolase family protein: protein MFVTPNGEKIFIVDGHIHLWDAREQNRRNRYGLAFIESFWGAHVGSTPPDERWDFDRFCHYGVDGAAKDLFVDGYVDAAIMLPVDLYDFYIEGFNTTEQCAAFKRAYPDKVVLNGRCDPRNGPRGLERLEADHSKYGFKGVKLYTGEWNGVSKGYTLRDDFVVPYLEKCRELGVKIIHVHKGPTTHPLNLDAFDVRDVDHIATAFPDLTFVVDHCGMPRIDDFCWIAAQEPNVMGGLALITSFVYARPKYFGQMLSDLLYFLGPDRILFGSDYGIMSPKWIIEHFMAYEFPEDLAKEAGTPLTLDVKRKILGLNAANLYGLEVPADCRLPSPLR from the coding sequence ATGTTTGTTACACCGAACGGCGAGAAAATTTTCATCGTCGATGGGCACATTCATCTTTGGGACGCTCGGGAGCAAAATCGGCGCAACCGCTATGGGCTGGCTTTTATCGAAAGCTTCTGGGGCGCCCATGTCGGCTCAACGCCTCCAGACGAGCGGTGGGACTTTGACCGTTTCTGCCATTACGGCGTGGACGGAGCAGCCAAGGATCTGTTTGTCGACGGTTATGTTGATGCCGCAATCATGCTGCCGGTCGATCTCTACGACTTCTACATCGAAGGATTTAACACGACAGAGCAATGCGCTGCATTCAAACGCGCCTATCCTGACAAAGTGGTCCTGAATGGCCGTTGCGATCCGCGCAATGGCCCTCGCGGGCTGGAGCGCTTGGAGGCCGATCACAGCAAATACGGGTTCAAAGGTGTCAAGCTATACACCGGCGAGTGGAATGGCGTCTCCAAGGGCTATACGCTGCGAGACGACTTCGTGGTTCCCTACCTGGAAAAGTGTCGCGAGCTTGGTGTGAAAATCATCCATGTTCACAAGGGGCCAACGACACATCCGCTTAATCTCGATGCATTCGACGTCCGGGATGTCGATCATATTGCCACCGCCTTCCCTGATCTGACTTTCGTCGTCGATCATTGCGGCATGCCGCGCATCGACGATTTCTGCTGGATCGCCGCTCAGGAACCGAACGTCATGGGCGGGCTCGCGCTCATTACCTCGTTCGTCTACGCGCGTCCGAAATATTTCGGCCAGATGCTATCGGATCTTCTCTACTTTCTGGGACCCGACCGGATTTTGTTCGGATCGGACTACGGGATCATGAGCCCGAAATGGATCATTGAGCATTTCATGGCCTACGAATTTCCGGAGGACCTGGCGAAGGAGGCCGGCACCCCGCTCACTCTCGACGTCAAACGCAAGATTCTGGGTCTCAATGCCGCAAATCTTTACGGTCTCGAGGTCCCGGCTGATTGCAGGCTGCCAAGCCCCCTTCGTTGA
- a CDS encoding aspartate aminotransferase family protein has translation MRHSENCAETASGNRSEAAFLRERKVVPGGSMRAASWFQPHPPYAAKGEGCWVIDVDGRRLLDCANNFFSLIHGHAFEPVLEAVRGAMSKGTAFGMPTESEILLAEALAERSPRLEQTRFCNSGTEAVLAAIKGARGLTGREKIAKFEGCYHGAYDWIEVSLDPTPANWNDEAGNPASVRCNAGTPDSVLRETVVLPYDDPQRCADILLREGPSLAAVIVDPHASRAGAVPMSRETAAVVQQACRKHGIVLIADEVISFRLSFEGASPLFGLEPDLVTTAKIIGGGLPIGAVSGPRDRMSVFDHSAGKPIVSMGGTFSANPLSMAAGLASLTHYSRAAVERLNTLGDRLRQRVRAGFASSGVEASITGMGSLFRLHVGPHEVTGYRSAYANADTAKLIRRVQLAMLDENILLTPNCSGALSTPMTETEVDLIADKLVGVVSKDIGKNSAPG, from the coding sequence GTGAGACATAGCGAAAATTGTGCGGAAACCGCATCCGGCAACCGATCCGAAGCCGCGTTTTTACGAGAACGTAAAGTGGTTCCGGGCGGATCGATGCGCGCGGCCTCGTGGTTTCAGCCGCACCCGCCCTATGCTGCGAAGGGCGAGGGTTGCTGGGTCATCGATGTGGATGGAAGGCGGCTTCTCGATTGCGCCAATAATTTCTTTTCGCTGATTCACGGTCATGCGTTCGAGCCGGTCCTGGAAGCAGTTCGCGGCGCGATGTCCAAGGGGACTGCATTTGGAATGCCGACTGAAAGCGAAATTCTGCTTGCCGAAGCCCTGGCGGAAAGAAGTCCGCGACTGGAACAGACCCGCTTCTGCAATTCAGGAACGGAGGCAGTGCTCGCTGCGATCAAAGGCGCGCGCGGACTAACGGGACGCGAGAAAATTGCCAAGTTCGAGGGCTGCTATCACGGGGCCTATGACTGGATTGAGGTCAGCCTTGATCCGACACCCGCCAATTGGAACGACGAGGCCGGCAATCCCGCATCGGTGCGATGCAACGCCGGAACGCCGGATTCTGTATTGCGCGAGACTGTCGTTCTTCCTTATGACGATCCGCAGCGTTGTGCAGATATCTTGCTTCGCGAAGGTCCGTCGCTGGCGGCGGTTATCGTCGATCCGCACGCCTCTCGCGCCGGCGCCGTGCCAATGTCGAGGGAAACCGCTGCCGTCGTCCAGCAAGCCTGCCGTAAGCACGGGATTGTCCTCATCGCCGACGAAGTTATCAGCTTCCGGCTTTCCTTCGAGGGAGCATCGCCCCTGTTCGGCCTGGAACCGGATCTGGTGACGACGGCTAAAATCATCGGCGGAGGCCTGCCGATCGGAGCGGTTTCCGGCCCTCGCGATCGCATGTCCGTGTTCGATCATTCCGCCGGCAAGCCGATCGTATCCATGGGGGGAACCTTTAGTGCGAACCCCCTGAGCATGGCCGCAGGTCTTGCCTCTCTCACCCATTATTCCCGCGCCGCCGTCGAGCGGCTCAACACCTTGGGCGACAGACTTCGCCAGCGCGTGCGGGCTGGATTTGCAAGTTCGGGAGTGGAAGCGTCGATAACGGGGATGGGGTCGCTGTTCCGGCTCCATGTCGGGCCGCACGAGGTCACTGGTTATCGCAGTGCATACGCCAATGCCGACACCGCCAAGCTCATTCGCCGCGTTCAGCTCGCAATGCTCGATGAGAACATCCTTCTCACGCCCAACTGCTCGGGCGCCCTGTCAACACCCATGACGGAAACAGAGGTTGATCTGATTGCCGACAAGCTGGTCGGCGTTGTGTCGAAGGACATCGGCAAAAACTCAGCCCCGGGCTAA
- a CDS encoding nuclear transport factor 2 family protein produces MAKRAKEILHDYHQAWSSGDVEAGCSFYAESLVVHMGGSHPVLSGDFHGAKGFIEGWVNKVAAYTDRWVVGGEAGADELIAESDEAILIMVHEIWTRGEQQVRTDRLAAYRFENEKIVECWFCDMRQAEVDRFFEGIR; encoded by the coding sequence TTGGCTAAACGCGCAAAGGAAATTCTTCACGATTATCACCAGGCTTGGTCCAGCGGCGATGTGGAAGCGGGATGCAGCTTTTACGCCGAGAGCCTGGTCGTCCATATGGGAGGATCGCACCCGGTACTTTCCGGCGACTTTCACGGCGCGAAAGGCTTCATAGAAGGCTGGGTGAACAAGGTCGCCGCGTACACCGACCGGTGGGTGGTCGGTGGCGAAGCCGGAGCCGACGAGCTCATTGCCGAATCCGACGAAGCCATCCTCATCATGGTTCATGAGATCTGGACGCGTGGCGAGCAACAGGTGCGCACCGACCGGCTTGCCGCCTATCGGTTCGAAAACGAGAAGATCGTCGAATGCTGGTTCTGTGACATGCGCCAGGCTGAAGTGGATCGGTTCTTTGAGGGTATCCGCTGA
- a CDS encoding MurR/RpiR family transcriptional regulator produces the protein MTRLDLIERIKNICVELSGQTVEAAHYVINNAEEIPFYTMREVARRAEVQPVSLVRLAQRLGFAGYSEFRQQFIDTTERHLRDRQSIKRNELSAQTLISESGKTPSLMTFVDSFFATEQAIVGQARLHLSEEQLEAAIEILAKAPKIYVMGRRTAFTPAFTLAYTLQKARPNIVLLDTPGGAPEGALDDIHPGDAFVAVTFAPFNRLVHRLTEKASHMGARVIAITDSFAAPISKFAGPLHFVAQSSGRAFPESALGAIAIANALAALTIIKLGDAAQHRIRENERFLVNSGEYLLSSPDGKRQRTAKARRTNSAADGHSE, from the coding sequence ATGACGAGACTAGACCTGATCGAACGGATCAAAAACATCTGCGTAGAGCTCTCCGGACAAACGGTTGAAGCCGCCCATTACGTGATCAACAATGCTGAAGAAATCCCTTTTTATACAATGAGGGAGGTTGCGCGGCGTGCGGAAGTGCAGCCGGTCAGCCTGGTGCGATTGGCCCAGAGGCTGGGATTTGCCGGTTACAGCGAATTCCGGCAGCAATTCATCGACACGACGGAACGGCATTTGCGAGACCGCCAATCCATCAAACGCAATGAGTTGAGCGCTCAGACTCTGATCTCTGAAAGCGGAAAAACTCCCAGTCTTATGACCTTTGTGGATTCGTTCTTCGCGACCGAGCAAGCCATCGTCGGTCAGGCGAGGCTCCACTTGTCGGAAGAACAACTTGAAGCTGCGATCGAAATTTTGGCGAAGGCGCCAAAAATATATGTCATGGGCCGGCGGACTGCCTTTACCCCCGCTTTCACGCTCGCCTACACGCTGCAAAAGGCACGGCCGAACATTGTTCTGCTGGACACTCCAGGGGGAGCCCCGGAAGGCGCCCTGGATGACATTCACCCTGGCGATGCCTTCGTTGCGGTCACTTTCGCACCGTTTAACCGGCTCGTGCATCGGCTGACTGAGAAGGCGTCCCATATGGGAGCGAGGGTGATCGCCATCACCGACAGTTTCGCGGCGCCGATCAGCAAATTTGCCGGTCCGCTGCATTTCGTGGCACAGTCCTCTGGACGCGCCTTCCCGGAATCCGCGCTGGGCGCGATTGCGATCGCCAATGCTCTGGCGGCTTTGACGATCATCAAACTGGGCGACGCGGCGCAGCATCGAATCCGTGAAAATGAGCGGTTCCTCGTAAATTCCGGTGAGTACCTTCTCTCCAGCCCGGATGGCAAACGGCAGCGTACGGCAAAGGCCCGGCGGACAAATTCGGCCGCCGACGGGCATTCCGAATAG
- a CDS encoding GMC family oxidoreductase — protein sequence MPDYIVVGGGSAGCAIAGRLSEDPAVSVTLFEAGPRDSSMWIRFPVTFYKSFKSSLLQWYKIETLKHQNGLETQVGQARVLGGGSSLNAMIYIRGAPEDYDRWAAHGADGWSYKDVLPYFRKAENNEVFSNEAHGQDGPLSVSNQQHTLPLTKAWVKACQEAGIPFNPDFNSGEQKGAGFYQLTTRDGRRCSSAAAYLHAARNRQNLKILTDKPVTRILVEAGRAVGVEYLENGRLTTLRADREVIVSSGAIGSPRLLMLSGIGPAKELRSAGVDVVHDLPGVGQNLQDHTDCFLIYNLKSDSSYDKYKKLRWQLAAAAQYGLFGTGPITSNICEGGAFWWGDRRDPVPDLQYHFFAGAGIEEGVETTASGNGCTLNVYVCRPESRGRIALRSADPTVPPLVDPNYLSHPYDVDRLIDGVRLGQEIMSKPSMQKYVRAGHLPEKPLTARADLEAFVRKYTQGAYHLSGACKIGTDEMAVVDPQLRVRGIDGLRVADTSVMPFVTSGNLNAPAIMIGERAADFLKGNRI from the coding sequence ATGCCCGACTATATCGTCGTAGGTGGAGGATCTGCCGGATGCGCCATAGCGGGGCGTCTCAGCGAAGATCCAGCCGTGTCGGTAACATTGTTTGAAGCGGGCCCACGAGACAGCAGTATGTGGATACGGTTCCCCGTAACCTTCTACAAGTCCTTCAAGAGTTCATTGCTGCAATGGTACAAGATTGAAACGCTGAAGCACCAGAATGGTCTTGAGACTCAGGTCGGCCAGGCGCGTGTTTTGGGAGGAGGCAGTTCCCTTAACGCGATGATTTACATTCGCGGCGCCCCCGAAGATTACGATCGGTGGGCAGCTCATGGTGCCGATGGCTGGAGCTACAAAGACGTTCTGCCATACTTCCGGAAGGCGGAAAACAACGAGGTATTTTCCAACGAAGCCCATGGACAAGACGGCCCTCTGAGTGTTTCCAACCAGCAGCATACGCTCCCCTTGACCAAGGCCTGGGTCAAGGCATGCCAAGAGGCAGGTATTCCCTTCAACCCGGACTTCAATTCCGGAGAGCAGAAAGGCGCCGGTTTCTACCAGCTCACCACCAGAGACGGTCGCCGGTGCAGTTCTGCGGCGGCCTATCTCCACGCGGCGCGAAATCGGCAGAACCTGAAGATCCTGACCGACAAGCCGGTCACCAGAATTCTCGTCGAAGCCGGACGCGCCGTTGGCGTCGAATATCTTGAGAACGGGCGCTTGACGACGCTCCGTGCCGACCGCGAAGTCATTGTTTCGTCTGGTGCGATCGGGTCGCCACGATTGCTGATGCTATCGGGGATCGGGCCGGCGAAGGAATTGCGGAGCGCCGGCGTCGACGTGGTGCACGATCTTCCAGGCGTCGGGCAGAACCTGCAAGACCACACGGATTGCTTCCTGATCTACAATCTGAAATCCGACAGCAGCTATGACAAATACAAGAAACTGCGTTGGCAACTTGCCGCAGCCGCTCAGTATGGCCTCTTTGGAACAGGCCCCATCACGTCCAACATCTGCGAAGGCGGAGCATTTTGGTGGGGCGATCGACGCGACCCAGTCCCGGATCTGCAATATCATTTTTTTGCCGGCGCCGGTATCGAAGAAGGCGTCGAAACGACAGCCAGCGGCAATGGCTGCACGTTGAATGTCTATGTATGCCGGCCGGAATCGAGGGGCCGAATAGCGCTCCGCTCGGCCGACCCGACCGTCCCGCCCCTGGTCGATCCCAATTACCTCAGCCACCCTTACGACGTGGACCGTCTCATCGACGGCGTCCGGCTGGGACAGGAGATCATGTCGAAACCGTCAATGCAGAAATATGTTCGTGCTGGGCATTTGCCGGAAAAGCCGCTTACGGCTCGCGCAGACCTTGAGGCCTTTGTCAGAAAATATACGCAGGGCGCCTACCACTTGAGCGGCGCTTGCAAGATCGGAACCGACGAGATGGCGGTCGTCGACCCTCAGCTTCGTGTACGAGGTATCGATGGTCTGCGCGTTGCCGATACCTCGGTGATGCCGTTCGTCACCTCCGGCAATCTCAACGCTCCCGCAATCATGATCGGGGAGCGAGCCGCCGATTTCCTCAAAGGCAATAGGATCTGA